In Fluviicola taffensis DSM 16823, the following are encoded in one genomic region:
- a CDS encoding DUF6691 family protein, whose product MQQNRDIEKDLQNRELDAMCVNESLLKHKWYHNIKYLIVGILFGIIFVKSEVISWFRIQEMFRLQSFHMYGIIGSAVITGMISVLFIKKFNIKTIYGEPIKIASKTLNKGQIYGGLIFGLGWAITGACPGPLFAQIGTGATVIAVTLLSAIGGTWVYGLLREKLPH is encoded by the coding sequence ATGCAACAAAACAGAGATATAGAAAAAGATTTACAAAATCGTGAATTAGACGCAATGTGTGTAAATGAAAGCTTGTTGAAGCACAAATGGTATCATAATATCAAATACCTGATTGTAGGCATATTGTTTGGCATCATCTTCGTAAAATCAGAAGTTATCAGCTGGTTTCGCATACAAGAAATGTTTCGCTTACAATCTTTTCACATGTATGGCATCATTGGAAGTGCTGTAATAACTGGTATGATTTCGGTTTTATTCATCAAAAAATTCAACATCAAAACCATTTACGGCGAACCCATTAAAATTGCATCTAAAACATTGAATAAAGGTCAAATCTATGGTGGTCTTATTTTCGGTTTGGGCTGGGCCATTACCGGAGCATGCCCAGGTCCACTCTTTGCACAGATTGGTACTGGAGCGACTGTTATTGCAGTAACTTTGCTAAGTGCCATTGGTGGAACATGGGTTTATGGTCTTCTCAGAGAGAAGCTGCCTCATTAA